From one bacterium genomic stretch:
- a CDS encoding rod-binding protein yields MDPVSNMTAVSHEGIQLQKQGQAFISLEREQGMYSLKKTTTDDDTVRKKARLREAAEGFEGIFIRKLLSTMRSTMSENSMFGTGPEGDIYGDIIDNALADVMAKRGILGLGDKLYDSMAARLEKKPETETNHIPKAEFLKIRR; encoded by the coding sequence ATGGATCCGGTATCGAATATGACCGCTGTTTCCCATGAAGGGATTCAGCTGCAAAAACAAGGACAGGCGTTTATTTCTCTCGAACGTGAACAGGGTATGTATTCCCTTAAAAAAACCACGACCGATGATGACACCGTCAGAAAAAAAGCCCGTCTTCGTGAGGCTGCAGAGGGATTCGAGGGGATATTCATCCGGAAGCTGCTGAGCACCATGCGCTCGACAATGTCCGAGAACAGCATGTTCGGGACCGGACCCGAAGGAGACATTTACGGCGACATCATTGATAATGCTCTTGCGGATGTTATGGCGAAACGCGGTATACTCGGTCTCGGAGATAAGCTTTACGACTCGATGGCGGCACGGCTGGAGAAAAAACCGGAGACCGAAACAAATCATATTCCAAAAGCGGAATTCCTCAAGATTAGACGATGA
- the flgK gene encoding flagellar hook-associated protein FlgK has translation MSTLFFGLNVGKNALAAQTYVLNTISHNVANANTPGYSRQEVQLVSAESDLSSSRFGGGIKLGAGVDATTVTRSRFALYDEIYRYENQDFNAFSKTEDLAHQVELLFDEPSDRGFGEIINEFFNAWQDLANSPLNMAARQSLKSIGDELTSRMQRINNQLIIMQQDIDTEITTIPKQINEIASEVAKLNASIRIAGAQGGEANDLRDKRDTLIDELSNLVEVRTVEQQDGTMTVLVGSNVMVERDSSTELTPVSQSGGDRNIKKTGIISTEGDEFIPERGKLGALMNFRDEVIPGIITRLDKLAESLVTRLNFEHRNGYGLDGETNRDFFDPLKTQAFNISLSADIDDVGHIAVSGDGTKGDNSNARNIDIMKNTKIVDQTFTLSEYYNSLIADIGIIGQESYNGRVNQELLVNQIDSARERVKGVSIDEELIKMIQTQHIYQGASRLITTMDELLDTVVNMKR, from the coding sequence ATGAGTACTTTATTTTTTGGATTGAATGTCGGTAAAAATGCACTTGCCGCTCAAACGTACGTTCTTAACACCATTTCCCATAATGTGGCAAATGCCAATACACCCGGGTATTCACGCCAGGAAGTACAGCTTGTGTCGGCTGAAAGTGACTTGTCGAGCAGCAGGTTTGGCGGTGGCATCAAGCTTGGAGCCGGCGTCGATGCAACGACGGTCACACGGTCACGGTTCGCCCTGTATGATGAAATATATCGCTATGAAAATCAGGATTTCAATGCGTTCAGTAAAACTGAAGACCTTGCCCATCAGGTTGAACTCCTCTTCGATGAGCCTTCGGATCGCGGATTTGGTGAGATAATCAACGAATTTTTTAATGCATGGCAGGACCTGGCCAATTCACCACTTAATATGGCGGCGCGCCAGAGTCTCAAATCCATCGGAGATGAGCTCACAAGCCGTATGCAGCGTATTAACAACCAGCTCATCATCATGCAGCAGGATATCGATACCGAGATTACCACTATTCCAAAGCAAATCAATGAAATTGCCAGCGAAGTCGCCAAGCTGAACGCCTCTATCCGTATCGCGGGGGCACAAGGTGGCGAGGCAAACGATCTTCGCGACAAACGTGATACCCTCATAGATGAGCTTTCCAACCTGGTCGAAGTAAGGACTGTGGAGCAGCAGGACGGCACCATGACGGTCCTTGTCGGTTCCAATGTCATGGTCGAACGTGATTCATCTACTGAGCTCACTCCAGTTTCACAGTCGGGGGGTGACCGTAATATCAAAAAGACAGGGATTATTTCAACCGAGGGAGATGAATTTATACCAGAGAGAGGCAAGCTTGGCGCTCTTATGAATTTTCGGGATGAAGTAATTCCGGGTATTATTACACGGCTTGACAAACTGGCGGAATCCTTAGTGACACGGCTTAATTTCGAACACCGTAACGGATATGGTCTCGATGGTGAAACGAACAGGGACTTTTTCGATCCTCTTAAAACCCAGGCTTTCAATATTTCGCTTTCGGCGGATATTGATGATGTAGGTCATATCGCGGTCTCCGGGGACGGTACAAAAGGTGATAATTCGAATGCCCGGAATATCGACATCATGAAAAATACCAAAATAGTCGATCAGACTTTCACTCTTTCCGAATACTACAATTCCCTTATTGCAGATATCGGTATCATCGGGCAGGAATCATATAACGGTCGTGTTAATCAGGAATTGCTCGTCAACCAGATTGACAGCGCCCGTGAACGGGTCAAAGGTGTAAGTATTGACGAGGAACTCATCAAGATGATTCAGACACAGCATATATACCAGGGTGCTTCACGGTTAATTACAACGATGGATGAACTGCTCGATACCGTAGTGAATATGAAACGATGA
- a CDS encoding flagellar protein FlgN produces the protein MELNACIEELLDILKREIQSFNTVSELLILEEKSLIEFNTATLAENLEHQEDVFSSIACLEKSRINVLNRISSILGEETDLSTLETLFPLVDATYRKKLQETGHVLNTIYENIKKKKIANSILIKQGIILVESDIRVMLNVLGKTAQKKHGYSSKAELQHNSGGVCIDGTM, from the coding sequence ATGGAATTGAATGCATGCATAGAAGAGCTGCTGGATATTCTGAAGAGAGAAATCCAGTCATTTAATACGGTGAGCGAATTATTGATTCTTGAAGAGAAAAGCCTCATCGAGTTTAATACGGCAACGCTTGCTGAAAATCTCGAACATCAGGAAGATGTGTTTTCCAGCATCGCCTGTCTGGAAAAAAGCAGGATAAATGTTCTGAACAGAATCAGCAGCATACTGGGCGAAGAAACGGATTTATCGACTCTCGAAACACTTTTCCCTCTGGTGGATGCCACATACAGAAAAAAGCTCCAGGAAACGGGGCATGTGCTCAATACCATCTATGAGAATATCAAAAAGAAAAAGATCGCCAATTCGATACTGATTAAACAGGGAATTATTCTTGTGGAAAGCGATATACGGGTAATGCTGAATGTCCTCGGGAAAACCGCGCAGAAGAAGCATGGATATTCTTCAAAAGCCGAGCTCCAGCATAATTCGGGCGGCGTTTGTATAGACGGAACAATGTGA
- the flgL gene encoding flagellar hook-associated protein FlgL, which yields MRITDKILHNNFIYNLAYASERLYESETKVLTNKRLNKPSDSPVDVMTDLAIRTKLDEITQFQRNISRSQTLLQNTESITSQMQEIFQRVNTLTIQGASDSYGPTDKLSISYEVNQLLEQVYSYANNRSESIYTFSGTYSDTAPYIAIRNSDGEIESVKSAGSSGDIITTIGENINMKVNINGEDLFESGENLFNVLIDIRDSLRANDSDSLRNDIGKLETASEKIINIQAVIGSRLNRITAADSRAENDTISFTEFLSNTEDIDASEAIMDYQLQLLTLQSSLQAGSRLIQPKLSDFLS from the coding sequence ATGAGAATTACCGATAAAATACTCCATAACAACTTTATCTATAATCTTGCTTATGCTTCCGAGCGGTTATATGAGTCTGAAACGAAGGTCCTGACCAATAAAAGGCTGAATAAACCATCGGACAGTCCTGTTGATGTGATGACCGATCTTGCCATCCGGACAAAACTTGATGAGATAACCCAATTTCAGAGAAACATCTCGCGGTCTCAGACGCTCCTTCAGAACACAGAATCGATTACTTCCCAGATGCAGGAGATATTTCAGAGGGTGAACACGCTGACTATCCAGGGAGCTTCGGATTCTTATGGCCCGACCGATAAACTTTCCATATCGTACGAAGTCAATCAGCTTCTCGAACAGGTTTACAGTTACGCCAACAACAGGTCCGAGTCAATCTATACATTCAGCGGAACTTACAGCGATACTGCACCGTACATTGCAATCCGTAATTCCGATGGCGAGATTGAATCAGTCAAAAGCGCGGGTTCTTCGGGAGATATTATTACTACTATCGGTGAAAACATCAACATGAAAGTAAATATTAATGGTGAAGACCTGTTTGAATCCGGAGAAAATCTTTTCAATGTCCTCATCGATATCAGAGACAGCCTCAGGGCGAACGATTCCGATTCCTTGAGAAATGACATCGGAAAACTTGAAACGGCAAGTGAAAAAATCATTAATATTCAAGCAGTTATAGGTTCACGTCTCAACCGGATAACCGCTGCTGACTCACGGGCAGAAAACGATACCATCAGTTTTACCGAGTTTCTTTCGAATACCGAGGATATCGATGCTTCTGAAGCAATCATGGATTATCAGTTGCAGCTCCTCACGCTTCAATCCTCGCTTCAGGCGGGATCACGGTTGATACAACCGAAACTATCGGATTTTCTGTCATAA